The following proteins are encoded in a genomic region of Kosakonia oryzae:
- a CDS encoding PKD domain-containing protein — MKIKSLALLICAVLPSFSALAENIPVIQIAWKGNTYPAIMVKMKAAPGLTRQQLPALLTLDDPSLSVNAAFKHATARGTEISELQALDAKYGFDRYLRIAIPDERKRDIAYINGIVEELKQNANVEVVYPEAELVPHDAVKTGRTAKQLKVIDYRSLQYYTKGPNDSSPSYSLGGVNRDSVNQFEGHDGSNVTILSHELGMWNQNHINLPKAAFILGTPNNNQAMTDHDTASVGIMAATDIGAGVKGLAWNTRMAYAAAGSDQLYNAIPHLQAGDVVQIGFEISGGQQAGCADVCALPLESQQAYFDVLKALTDKGVHVIEAAANGNVDLDNSAFGGLFDVKKRDSGAILAGAINPVDSMRASFSNYGSRVTSASWGLYVTTTGYGDLARPNANETYTWQFSGTSSANPIIAGAVASLSSIAKAHGKTVTPRQMRDIIHDTGTPLASNTSTLIGTQPDMGRAVEKILELDGEVISGEAPVISVDRATINTVATSTSWSYPVTASSDQANVSWEWKFISGDSSIRLSNTSSDSTSIIVPANVGDTQARFQVTATNGSGKSSTTDVTIVVTQPTVVIVGVDSMDTNSPARMFAQANFEQASYAWQLLKDGQPVTGGIDQNGQIKAGLPAGNYVAEVTATNTSQGTRTATTRHSISVTGEAVQNNDAAFIQALQMAISATDNERSVTFNGNVTSTQAATSTPTYSWVLPAGAQGSSDGLPSQRFTINKTSQPQTLTVNVTVNAGTESRVLTQTLTVPALTSNGGVNDKAPVLNVDRRIINTVASNVAWSYPVVASSDQANVTWEWKFISGNSNIRLSGSTSDRTFISVPANAGNTQARFQVTATNSNGKATSTEVSIVVAQPAVVIAGVKSMDTASPAKLYTQANFEQAGYAWRLLKDGQVVSNGINQNGQIQSGLTAGDYVAEVTASNTAQGTRTATATHAIKVTGETVQNNDAAFIKALQMSFSTTDNGDSVTFNGFVTSSTVATSAPTYNWSLPAGAQGGSNGLASQRFTIAKTSQPQTLAVNVTVKAGSESRVLTKTVTVPAKEVTNTDAAFINALQMALSSTDNGNSVTFSGNVTSAQAATSAPTYSWSLPAGAQGGSNGLSSQRFTVAKTSQPQTLSVNVTVKAGTQSRVLTKTITVPAKEVTNTDAAFINALQMSLSSTDNGNSVTFSGNVTSAQAATSAPTYNWSLPAGAQGGSNGLSSQRFTIAKTSQQQTLAVNVTVKAGTQSRVLTKSITVAALTSNDDGGYPQWVFGTTYKAGDVVTHKGKNFECVVAGWCSQAGEFSQLHYEPGVGLNWNMAWKNHN, encoded by the coding sequence ATGAAAATTAAATCATTGGCGTTACTGATCTGCGCAGTACTCCCCTCTTTCTCTGCGCTGGCGGAAAATATTCCGGTTATTCAGATCGCGTGGAAAGGCAATACTTACCCGGCCATTATGGTCAAAATGAAGGCCGCCCCGGGCCTCACTCGTCAGCAACTGCCCGCGCTGTTAACGCTCGACGATCCCTCTCTTAGCGTTAACGCGGCATTTAAGCACGCCACCGCACGCGGGACAGAAATAAGCGAGTTGCAGGCGCTGGATGCGAAATACGGTTTTGACCGCTACCTGCGCATTGCTATTCCGGACGAACGCAAACGTGATATCGCCTATATCAATGGCATCGTCGAAGAGTTGAAACAAAATGCCAACGTCGAAGTGGTTTATCCGGAAGCGGAACTGGTGCCGCACGACGCTGTAAAAACAGGGCGCACCGCGAAGCAACTGAAGGTTATCGATTATCGCTCGTTGCAGTATTACACCAAAGGGCCGAATGACTCTTCCCCCTCCTACAGCCTCGGCGGCGTGAACCGCGATAGCGTAAATCAGTTTGAAGGTCATGACGGTTCCAACGTCACGATCTTGTCCCATGAGCTGGGCATGTGGAACCAGAACCATATTAACCTGCCCAAAGCGGCCTTTATTCTGGGTACACCAAATAACAACCAGGCGATGACGGACCATGACACCGCATCGGTGGGCATCATGGCGGCAACGGATATCGGTGCGGGCGTGAAAGGCCTGGCCTGGAATACACGTATGGCGTACGCCGCAGCGGGCAGCGATCAACTCTATAATGCTATTCCACACCTGCAAGCCGGGGACGTGGTGCAGATTGGCTTTGAGATCTCCGGTGGTCAGCAGGCCGGTTGTGCCGACGTGTGCGCTCTGCCGCTCGAAAGCCAGCAGGCGTACTTCGATGTGCTGAAAGCGCTGACGGACAAAGGCGTACACGTGATTGAAGCCGCCGCCAACGGCAATGTTGACCTCGACAACAGCGCGTTCGGCGGCCTGTTCGATGTCAAAAAACGCGATTCCGGTGCCATTCTTGCGGGTGCAATCAACCCGGTAGACAGCATGCGCGCCAGCTTCAGTAACTACGGCAGCCGCGTCACCAGCGCAAGCTGGGGTTTATATGTCACCACTACCGGCTATGGCGATCTCGCCAGACCGAATGCCAACGAAACCTACACCTGGCAGTTCAGCGGCACCTCGTCGGCTAACCCGATTATCGCCGGGGCCGTCGCCAGCCTCTCCAGTATCGCTAAAGCGCACGGTAAAACCGTTACTCCGCGCCAGATGCGCGACATCATTCATGACACGGGTACTCCGCTTGCGAGCAATACCTCCACGCTTATTGGCACCCAGCCGGATATGGGCAGAGCGGTAGAGAAGATCCTTGAGCTGGACGGCGAAGTCATCTCCGGTGAAGCGCCGGTTATCAGCGTCGATCGCGCCACCATCAATACCGTTGCCACCAGCACGAGCTGGAGCTATCCGGTGACCGCCAGCAGCGATCAGGCTAACGTCTCCTGGGAGTGGAAATTCATTTCCGGCGACAGCAGCATCCGCCTGAGCAATACCAGCAGCGACAGCACCTCGATTATCGTCCCGGCCAACGTGGGCGATACCCAGGCGCGTTTCCAGGTGACGGCGACCAACGGCAGCGGTAAATCCTCCACCACCGACGTCACGATCGTTGTTACACAGCCGACAGTGGTTATCGTCGGCGTGGACAGCATGGACACCAACAGCCCGGCCAGAATGTTCGCGCAGGCCAACTTTGAGCAGGCAAGCTATGCCTGGCAGTTGCTGAAAGATGGCCAGCCAGTGACTGGCGGCATCGATCAGAACGGCCAGATCAAAGCCGGTCTGCCTGCGGGCAACTATGTGGCAGAAGTGACCGCCACCAATACCTCGCAGGGCACGCGTACGGCCACCACCCGCCACAGCATTAGCGTGACCGGTGAAGCGGTACAGAACAACGATGCTGCCTTCATTCAGGCCTTGCAGATGGCGATTTCCGCCACCGATAACGAACGCAGCGTCACCTTCAACGGCAACGTCACTTCCACACAAGCGGCGACCAGCACACCGACCTATAGCTGGGTGTTGCCAGCGGGCGCACAGGGCAGCTCTGACGGCCTGCCTTCGCAGCGTTTCACCATCAATAAAACCAGCCAGCCGCAGACACTGACGGTGAACGTCACGGTAAACGCCGGTACTGAATCCCGCGTACTGACGCAGACGCTTACCGTTCCGGCACTGACCAGCAACGGCGGCGTAAACGACAAAGCCCCCGTCCTCAACGTTGATCGTCGCATTATCAACACCGTTGCCAGCAATGTGGCCTGGAGCTACCCGGTTGTTGCCAGCAGCGATCAGGCCAACGTTACCTGGGAGTGGAAATTCATTTCCGGTAACAGCAACATCCGCCTCAGCGGCAGCACCAGCGACCGCACCTTCATCTCTGTACCGGCGAATGCGGGCAATACGCAGGCTCGCTTCCAGGTGACGGCAACCAACAGCAATGGCAAAGCCACCTCCACGGAAGTTTCGATTGTGGTGGCGCAACCAGCAGTTGTTATTGCCGGGGTGAAAAGCATGGATACCGCCAGCCCGGCGAAACTGTATACCCAGGCGAACTTCGAGCAGGCAGGCTATGCCTGGCGTCTGCTGAAGGACGGCCAGGTGGTCAGCAACGGCATCAATCAGAACGGCCAGATCCAGTCCGGTCTGACGGCCGGTGACTATGTGGCTGAAGTGACCGCCAGCAACACGGCGCAGGGCACCCGTACGGCCACCGCGACACACGCGATCAAAGTGACCGGTGAAACCGTGCAGAATAACGACGCCGCGTTTATTAAAGCGCTGCAAATGTCGTTCTCCACTACCGATAACGGCGACAGCGTGACCTTCAACGGCTTCGTCACCTCTTCGACCGTGGCAACCAGCGCACCGACCTATAACTGGTCGCTGCCAGCAGGCGCGCAGGGCGGCAGCAACGGTCTGGCGTCCCAGCGTTTTACCATCGCCAAAACCAGCCAGCCGCAAACCCTGGCGGTGAATGTCACGGTGAAAGCCGGATCGGAATCACGCGTGCTGACGAAGACCGTCACCGTTCCGGCGAAAGAAGTGACGAACACCGATGCTGCGTTTATCAACGCGCTGCAAATGGCGCTCTCTTCCACCGATAACGGCAACAGCGTCACCTTCAGCGGCAATGTCACTTCTGCACAGGCCGCCACCAGCGCACCGACCTACAGCTGGTCGCTGCCGGCAGGCGCGCAGGGCGGCAGCAACGGCCTCTCTTCTCAGCGCTTTACCGTCGCCAAAACCAGCCAGCCGCAAACGCTGTCTGTGAATGTCACGGTGAAAGCCGGAACGCAATCCCGCGTGCTGACGAAAACCATCACCGTTCCGGCGAAAGAAGTGACGAACACCGATGCTGCGTTTATCAACGCGCTGCAAATGTCGCTCTCTTCCACCGATAACGGCAACAGCGTCACCTTCAGCGGCAATGTCACTTCTGCACAGGCTGCCACCAGCGCACCGACCTATAACTGGTCGCTGCCAGCGGGCGCGCAGGGCGGCAGCAACGGCCTCTCTTCCCAGCGCTTTACCATCGCCAAAACCAGCCAGCAACAAACGCTGGCGGTGAATGTCACGGTGAAAGCCGGAACGCAATCCCGCGTACTGACGAAGAGCATCACTGTTGCGGCGCTGACCAGCAATGATGACGGCGGCTATCCGCAGTGGGTCTTTGGTACCACGTATAAAGCCGGTGATGTGGTGACGCATAAAGGCAAAAACTTTGAGTGTGTTGTTGCAGGCTGGTGTTCTCAGGCCGGTGAGTTTTCTCAGTTGCATTACGAGCCGGGCGTCGGGCTGAACTGGAACATGGCATGGAAAAACCATAACTGA
- a CDS encoding MdtA/MuxA family multidrug efflux RND transporter periplasmic adaptor subunit yields the protein MKTNVSPSNGSRWLKWLIVLILVLIAAGVAWRLLPVGKGPGGDFPPGGGPGGPMAKRGAGTTLVHSGTASVADVPVYLNALGTVIPNASVTVTSRVDGQLEKVFFTEGQKVSAGQLLAQIDPRTYQATLKQYQGELSENKALLQSAELTLARYRKLYAQDSLARQDLDSQIATVGQYRGAVASDEAQIASAQLNIEYARITAPVSGRVGLRLVDPGNMVQSSSTTGLVIITQMQPAAVTFSVPQSDIPELTKTLHSGQTLPATAFDADSNSVLDEGAVKFISNQIDTSTGTVTLKALFPNQNEALYANQFVNLRLQTRVLKQATVVPSQALQLSSDGTFVWLINKDNTVTRKVVTTGPAWQDNLQVVLTGVTPGDRLVTEGIDRLSAGSKVSVVDERPATTAAARAK from the coding sequence ATGAAAACGAACGTATCCCCGAGCAATGGCTCCCGCTGGCTCAAATGGCTAATAGTGTTGATTTTGGTGTTGATTGCAGCCGGTGTGGCGTGGCGTCTGCTGCCTGTGGGGAAAGGGCCGGGCGGCGATTTCCCTCCGGGCGGCGGTCCCGGCGGGCCGATGGCGAAAAGGGGTGCCGGAACCACGCTGGTGCATAGCGGTACAGCAAGCGTGGCGGATGTGCCGGTTTATCTGAATGCGCTCGGCACCGTGATCCCCAACGCGTCGGTCACTGTCACCAGCCGGGTGGATGGGCAACTGGAAAAGGTGTTTTTCACCGAAGGGCAAAAAGTGTCAGCCGGGCAGTTGCTGGCGCAGATCGATCCGCGTACTTACCAGGCGACGCTGAAACAGTACCAGGGCGAATTAAGTGAAAACAAAGCGTTGCTGCAAAGCGCAGAACTGACGCTGGCGCGTTATCGCAAGCTGTATGCGCAGGACTCGCTGGCGCGCCAGGATCTGGATTCGCAAATCGCTACCGTTGGCCAGTATCGCGGCGCAGTGGCGTCCGACGAGGCGCAGATCGCCAGCGCGCAACTGAACATTGAGTACGCGCGGATTACCGCGCCGGTCAGCGGGCGCGTCGGCCTGCGGCTGGTCGATCCGGGCAATATGGTGCAAAGTTCCAGCACTACCGGGCTTGTGATCATTACCCAGATGCAGCCCGCAGCGGTGACCTTTAGCGTGCCGCAAAGCGATATTCCTGAACTGACGAAAACGCTGCACAGCGGCCAGACGTTACCTGCGACCGCTTTCGATGCCGACAGCAACAGCGTGCTGGACGAGGGCGCGGTGAAATTCATCAGCAACCAGATCGACACCAGCACCGGTACGGTGACCCTGAAAGCGCTGTTCCCCAATCAGAACGAAGCGCTGTATGCCAACCAGTTTGTCAATCTGCGCTTGCAGACCCGCGTGCTGAAACAGGCCACGGTGGTGCCGTCGCAGGCGCTGCAACTGAGCAGCGATGGCACTTTTGTCTGGCTGATCAACAAAGACAATACCGTTACCCGCAAAGTGGTAACGACCGGCCCGGCCTGGCAGGATAACCTGCAAGTGGTGCTCACCGGCGTTACGCCGGGCGACAGGCTGGTAACCGAAGGGATCGATCGTCTCAGCGCGGGCAGCAAAGTGTCGGTTGTGGATGAACGCCCGGCAACAACGGCGGCGGCCCGCGCGAAATGA
- a CDS encoding efflux RND transporter permease subunit codes for MNPSRLFIQRPVATILLMVGVLISGIFAYRFLSTSALPQVDYPTIQVTTLYPGASPDVMASSVTSPLERQLGQMAGLSQMTSSSSGGSSIITLKFSLDLSLDVAEQEVQAAINAANNLLPSDLPNPPTYKKVNPADNAVITLAASSDSLPLTSVQDLVNTRVALKLSQISGVGMVTLAGGHQPAIRVQMDPKALAAHGLTLEDVNTLIGDSNVNGSKGGFDGQYHSVTIDANDQLRTAQEYGNLILTYQNGAALRLKDIAHIEQGPENSFQSAWANNSPAIVISVQRQPGANVIQVVDNIKARLPQLQAALPDGVKMSILSDRTQTIRDSISDVQFELMLSIALVVMVTFLFLRSVAATLIPSIAVPLSLVGTFGVMYLAGFSLNNLSLMALTIATGFVIDDAIVVVENISRRLEEGETPMQAALKGSQQIGFTIISLTFSLIAVLIPLLFMGDVVGRLFREFAITLAVSILVSMLVSLTLTPMLCAYLLRHIPPEQQSRFSRKGEELFDRLIHHYDRLLTVVLNHRKLTLLVALATFALTAVLYIAIPKSFFPVQDTGLIQGVTIASQDVSFNEMAKRQQALAKVILQNPSVESLSSTIGIDGNNTSLNSGRLQINLKPFAERSDKAPVVIKQLQQAAQQVVGIQLYLQQAQDLTVNDQVTPSQYQFTLDDADSENLLTWVPKMVAALQKRPEFNGVVSNLQSQGRVAYVSLDRDKAARFGITASDVDTALYNAFGQRLVSTIFTQSNQYRVVLEVAPQYQQSPASFDDVWLQPSTSSASSSSDSSSTSTSSSTSSSSTRSTSSSTSGMVRLTSIATIHQRTGSLMHMRLNQFPAAMISFNLNDGYSLGDGQKAIAAVSEQLQLPSSMTLRYQGETDAFQSATSNTLWLILAALLTMYVVLGILYESFIHPVTILSTLPSAAVGGLLSLMLAGSDFSLIALIGVILLIGIVKKNAIMMIDFALEAEYKQRLSPREAIHQACLLRFRPIMMTTMAALLGALPLMLASGSGAELRQPLGLVIVGGLVVSQMLTLFTTPVIYLWFDGLATRGSRWIKRRQQAKS; via the coding sequence ATGAACCCGTCCCGTCTGTTTATTCAACGTCCGGTCGCCACCATTTTGCTGATGGTCGGCGTGCTGATCAGCGGCATTTTTGCTTACCGTTTTCTCTCCACCTCAGCGTTGCCGCAGGTTGATTACCCGACGATTCAGGTGACCACGCTTTACCCTGGCGCCAGCCCGGATGTGATGGCCTCGTCTGTTACGTCGCCGCTGGAGCGCCAGCTTGGGCAGATGGCGGGGCTCAGCCAGATGACCTCCTCCAGTTCCGGCGGTTCGTCGATCATCACCCTGAAATTCTCGCTCGATCTGTCGCTGGACGTTGCCGAGCAGGAAGTGCAGGCGGCCATCAATGCCGCCAACAATTTGCTGCCGAGCGACCTGCCGAACCCGCCGACCTACAAAAAGGTGAACCCGGCGGATAACGCCGTCATCACGCTGGCTGCCAGCTCGGATTCCTTACCGCTGACCAGCGTGCAGGATCTGGTCAACACCCGCGTGGCGCTGAAACTGTCGCAGATTTCCGGCGTCGGTATGGTGACGCTGGCAGGCGGCCATCAACCGGCGATTCGCGTGCAGATGGACCCAAAAGCGCTGGCGGCGCACGGCCTGACGCTGGAAGACGTCAATACGCTGATCGGTGATAGCAACGTTAACGGCTCGAAAGGCGGCTTTGACGGCCAGTACCATTCGGTCACCATCGATGCCAACGACCAACTGCGCACGGCGCAGGAGTACGGCAATCTGATTCTGACCTATCAGAACGGTGCCGCGCTGCGTCTGAAAGACATTGCCCATATTGAGCAGGGGCCGGAAAACAGCTTCCAGTCGGCGTGGGCCAATAACAGCCCGGCGATTGTCATCAGCGTGCAGCGCCAGCCCGGCGCGAATGTGATTCAGGTGGTGGACAACATCAAAGCGCGGCTGCCGCAGCTTCAGGCGGCGCTGCCGGACGGCGTGAAGATGAGCATTCTTTCGGATCGCACGCAGACCATTCGCGACTCCATCAGCGATGTGCAGTTTGAGTTGATGCTGTCGATCGCGCTGGTGGTGATGGTGACCTTCCTGTTTCTGCGCAGTGTGGCGGCAACGCTCATTCCGAGCATCGCGGTGCCGCTGTCGCTGGTGGGTACGTTTGGCGTGATGTACCTCGCCGGTTTCAGCCTCAATAATCTGTCGTTGATGGCGCTGACCATCGCCACCGGGTTCGTCATTGACGATGCGATTGTGGTGGTGGAGAACATTTCCCGTCGGCTGGAGGAGGGCGAAACGCCGATGCAGGCGGCACTGAAAGGCTCGCAGCAGATTGGCTTTACCATCATCTCGCTGACGTTTTCGCTGATTGCAGTGCTGATCCCGCTGCTGTTTATGGGCGATGTGGTCGGGCGGCTGTTCCGCGAATTCGCCATTACGCTGGCGGTCTCGATCCTCGTTTCGATGCTGGTGTCGCTAACCCTGACGCCGATGCTCTGCGCTTACCTGCTGCGGCATATTCCGCCGGAACAGCAGTCGCGTTTTTCCCGCAAGGGCGAGGAACTGTTTGACCGCTTAATTCATCACTACGACCGTCTGCTGACCGTGGTGCTTAACCACCGCAAGTTAACGTTGCTGGTGGCGCTGGCGACCTTTGCGCTGACCGCCGTGCTCTATATCGCCATTCCGAAAAGCTTCTTCCCGGTGCAGGATACCGGGCTGATTCAGGGGGTGACCATTGCCTCGCAGGACGTGTCGTTCAATGAAATGGCGAAGCGTCAGCAGGCGCTGGCGAAAGTGATATTGCAGAATCCGTCGGTGGAGAGCCTCTCGTCAACCATCGGCATTGATGGCAACAACACCAGCCTCAACAGCGGACGGTTGCAGATCAACCTGAAACCGTTCGCTGAGCGCAGCGATAAAGCGCCAGTGGTGATCAAACAGTTGCAGCAGGCGGCGCAGCAGGTGGTGGGCATTCAGCTCTATCTGCAACAGGCGCAGGATCTGACGGTCAACGACCAGGTGACGCCCAGCCAGTATCAGTTCACCCTTGACGATGCCGACAGCGAAAATCTGCTTACCTGGGTACCGAAAATGGTGGCGGCGTTGCAAAAACGCCCGGAATTTAACGGCGTGGTCAGCAATCTGCAATCGCAGGGGCGGGTGGCGTATGTATCGCTGGATCGCGATAAAGCCGCCCGCTTTGGCATTACCGCTTCCGATGTGGATACGGCGCTGTATAACGCGTTTGGTCAGCGGCTGGTTTCGACCATTTTCACCCAGTCGAACCAGTATCGCGTGGTGCTGGAAGTCGCGCCGCAGTATCAGCAATCACCGGCCTCTTTTGATGATGTCTGGCTGCAACCGTCAACCAGCAGTGCCTCTTCGTCATCAGACAGCAGTTCGACCAGCACTTCGTCGTCCACCAGCAGCAGTTCGACCCGCTCAACCTCAAGCAGCACCAGCGGCATGGTACGGCTGACTTCGATTGCCACCATTCACCAGCGTACCGGTTCGCTGATGCATATGCGCCTGAACCAGTTCCCGGCGGCGATGATTTCGTTCAATCTGAATGACGGTTATTCGCTGGGGGATGGGCAAAAAGCCATTGCTGCGGTGAGCGAGCAGTTGCAGTTGCCTTCCAGCATGACCCTGCGCTACCAGGGGGAAACCGACGCCTTCCAGAGCGCCACCAGCAATACGCTGTGGCTGATCCTCGCGGCGCTACTCACCATGTATGTGGTGCTCGGCATCCTGTATGAAAGTTTTATCCATCCGGTGACCATCCTCTCCACGCTGCCATCGGCGGCGGTGGGCGGTTTGCTGTCGCTGATGCTGGCCGGATCCGATTTCAGCCTGATTGCGCTGATCGGCGTGATCCTGCTGATCGGCATCGTGAAAAAGAACGCCATTATGATGATCGACTTTGCGCTGGAAGCCGAATACAAGCAGCGGCTCAGCCCGCGCGAGGCGATTCATCAGGCGTGTTTATTGCGCTTTCGACCGATCATGATGACCACCATGGCGGCGCTGCTTGGCGCGCTGCCGCTGATGCTGGCTTCCGGTTCGGGCGCGGAACTGCGCCAGCCGCTGGGGCTGGTGATTGTTGGCGGGCTGGTGGTCAGCCAGATGCTGACGCTGTTTACCACGCCGGTGATCTATTTGTGGTTTGACGGCCTCGCCACGCGCGGTAGCCGCTGGATAAAACGTCGGCAGCAGGCGAAATCATGA